The proteins below come from a single Bacteroidia bacterium genomic window:
- a CDS encoding Tn3 family transposase, whose product MPLINILPKKKIKDYEEPPVFSAQQRKYFLTMPASIGAKVNSFPSSSNQGGFQLMFGYFLAQKRFYSPDQFREKDISFLCKRLGLMSFGFDAKSYRKSTYTRHKAMILEYFAFKPFETSTHGKLLSQAVEAQIYSWEDHALIFEFMLEWLEFRRIERPSYHSFQTILTRAIRDRNKKTREKFDKLLQPKHKEQLDKLLKKQGEEGKEVYLLTSLHSLSPSDTPKQIKKNLEKLQIIQTVFDSIKPLMEAMSFTDNAIRYLGEFVSCSKSSNINRRDPIERYLYLAAFCMYQRSIFEDWMGRTLLMVCKSALNKASRKEKDRLFQERKQQRKAFVKLATIAHSKSNLLIQIRDLAWLEISPKEKEKRLQALLPQDQMEDHDELEQITQNQTRGYDDPYYEYLAEQSQALQQRASPIIKNLSFNDKNSDKDLLAAIKYFRDKDGVISKSAPTEFLSSEDKKALLNKEGRFKVSLYKMLLFQETIEAINRGSLNLKYSYKYKAVDDYLIPQDIWDKDEDKLLEKANLSHLKDVENRFNDYKKMIAHHFTRTNTRILKGGNSHFRKSKRGNYHIRTPKSEKEETSDTSLFPSQAFVPLSEVLATVDQLTNFLSKFRHLQPMYRKQRPDKSVFFAGITAFGCNLGIQAMAKAALPLSAAQLENTANWYFNLKNLNQANTAISNFTAKLPLANLHVKEKGKLRTSSDGQKIKVISEDTIYATYSTKYFNKGKGVSAYSFVDERYIPFYSVIIDATIREATYVLDGLLHNDAIKSTIHVTDTHGFTEALFGVMDLLGFGFSPNIAKLYDQTLYTFKEQKIAQYAQKGYPLLPKAYINEKLIRDNWNEILRVLVSLKLKYCTASQVFKRLNSYSKQHPLYAALKEYGRMVKTLHVLRFTDDLEMRQEGRKSANAIESSNRLSSAVFFANGGEMIFLTRPEQQIAEACKRLIKNSIICWNYLYLTRKIQRAHNPEHLIEAAKETTANAWKHLYFNGTYDFSNENLADSFNLIHSQNYELGFA is encoded by the coding sequence ATGCCGCTAATCAATATTCTTCCTAAAAAGAAGATCAAAGACTATGAAGAGCCTCCTGTTTTCTCTGCCCAACAGCGTAAGTATTTTCTGACTATGCCTGCTTCTATTGGAGCAAAAGTCAATTCTTTCCCTTCATCTAGCAACCAAGGGGGCTTCCAACTGATGTTTGGGTATTTTCTAGCTCAAAAACGGTTCTATTCTCCAGATCAGTTCCGGGAAAAAGATATAAGCTTTCTTTGCAAACGTTTGGGGCTGATGTCCTTTGGCTTTGATGCAAAGAGTTATCGAAAGAGTACCTATACTCGTCATAAGGCCATGATTCTGGAATACTTTGCTTTCAAGCCTTTTGAGACCTCTACCCATGGCAAGCTATTATCCCAAGCCGTTGAAGCTCAGATTTATTCCTGGGAAGATCATGCTCTTATTTTTGAGTTCATGCTAGAATGGTTGGAATTCAGACGGATAGAACGTCCCAGTTACCACAGCTTTCAAACTATTCTCACTCGTGCCATCAGAGATCGCAATAAGAAGACCAGAGAGAAATTTGACAAACTCCTCCAGCCCAAGCACAAAGAGCAGCTCGATAAGCTACTTAAAAAACAGGGAGAAGAAGGAAAGGAGGTGTATTTGCTTACATCTCTTCATAGCCTCAGTCCCTCAGATACTCCAAAGCAAATCAAGAAAAACCTTGAGAAACTACAAATTATACAAACCGTTTTCGATTCGATTAAGCCCCTGATGGAAGCGATGAGTTTTACAGACAATGCCATTCGTTATTTAGGTGAGTTTGTTTCCTGTTCCAAATCCTCAAACATTAATCGGCGAGACCCTATAGAGAGGTATCTATATCTAGCAGCTTTTTGCATGTATCAAAGAAGCATTTTTGAGGATTGGATGGGAAGAACCCTCTTAATGGTTTGCAAATCGGCCCTTAACAAAGCCTCCAGAAAAGAAAAAGACCGGCTCTTTCAAGAAAGAAAACAGCAGCGAAAGGCTTTTGTGAAACTCGCCACAATTGCTCATAGTAAGTCTAATCTGCTGATTCAGATAAGAGATTTAGCGTGGTTGGAGATATCTCCCAAAGAAAAGGAAAAACGTTTACAAGCCTTATTACCTCAAGACCAAATGGAGGATCACGATGAGCTCGAGCAGATTACTCAAAACCAAACTCGGGGTTATGATGATCCCTATTATGAATATTTGGCAGAGCAGTCCCAGGCTTTGCAACAACGAGCCTCACCCATTATCAAAAATCTGAGTTTTAATGATAAGAATTCTGATAAGGATCTACTCGCAGCTATCAAATATTTCAGGGATAAAGATGGGGTGATAAGTAAATCAGCTCCTACGGAGTTTTTAAGCTCTGAAGATAAAAAGGCTCTTTTGAATAAAGAGGGCAGGTTTAAGGTATCCCTCTACAAAATGCTACTCTTCCAGGAAACGATTGAGGCTATCAATCGAGGAAGCCTTAATCTAAAGTATTCCTACAAATACAAAGCAGTTGATGATTATCTAATCCCTCAAGATATATGGGATAAGGATGAAGATAAACTGCTAGAAAAGGCCAATTTATCCCATTTAAAGGATGTTGAAAACAGATTTAACGACTATAAGAAAATGATTGCTCATCATTTTACCCGCACCAATACGCGCATTCTAAAGGGGGGAAATAGTCATTTTCGAAAGAGCAAACGAGGAAATTACCATATTAGAACACCCAAATCTGAAAAGGAGGAAACTAGCGATACATCTCTATTCCCCTCACAAGCTTTTGTCCCCCTGAGTGAAGTCTTGGCCACGGTTGATCAGCTCACAAACTTCCTCAGTAAATTCAGACACCTCCAGCCTATGTATCGAAAGCAAAGACCTGATAAAAGTGTGTTCTTTGCGGGTATTACTGCCTTTGGATGTAACCTGGGTATACAAGCCATGGCAAAAGCAGCCTTACCTCTTTCAGCCGCTCAATTAGAAAATACCGCTAATTGGTACTTCAATCTCAAAAACCTCAATCAGGCTAATACAGCCATTAGCAACTTCACCGCAAAGCTTCCTCTGGCCAATCTGCATGTAAAAGAAAAGGGGAAACTGAGAACCTCTTCTGACGGACAGAAAATTAAAGTCATTTCCGAAGACACCATTTATGCCACCTATTCCACCAAGTATTTTAATAAAGGAAAAGGAGTCTCTGCTTATTCCTTTGTAGATGAGCGCTATATCCCTTTTTATTCTGTTATTATCGATGCCACTATTCGGGAAGCTACCTATGTACTGGACGGTTTGCTGCATAATGATGCCATCAAGTCAACAATTCATGTTACAGATACCCATGGCTTTACAGAGGCACTTTTTGGCGTGATGGATCTATTAGGATTTGGCTTCTCTCCCAATATTGCCAAGCTATATGACCAGACCCTATATACCTTCAAAGAGCAAAAAATAGCACAATACGCCCAAAAGGGGTATCCTCTTTTACCTAAGGCCTATATTAATGAAAAGCTTATTCGGGATAACTGGAATGAAATATTACGGGTACTAGTATCGCTAAAACTCAAATACTGTACAGCTTCCCAGGTATTCAAACGACTCAATTCTTATTCCAAACAACATCCCCTTTATGCTGCCCTCAAGGAATACGGAAGAATGGTTAAGACCCTCCATGTGCTCAGATTCACTGATGACCTAGAGATGAGACAGGAGGGGAGGAAGAGTGCAAATGCAATCGAATCGAGTAACCGCCTTTCTTCTGCTGTTTTCTTTGCTAACGGAGGAGAAATGATCTTTTTAACAAGACCTGAACAGCAAATTGCAGAAGCCTGTAAAAGGCTAATCAAAAACTCTATCATCTGCTGGAATTATTTGTATCTGACCCGTAAAATTCAACGGGCTCACAATCCGGAGCATCTCATAGAGGCCGCTAAAGAGACTACTGCTAATGCTTGGAAGCATCTTTATTTCAATGGTACCTATGATTTTTCTAATGAAAATCTTGCCGATTCATTCAATTTGATCCATTCCCAAAATTACGAGCTGGGTTTTGCCTGA
- a CDS encoding two-component regulator propeller domain-containing protein, with protein MMKYAQTYTLFLMFVSHTLCQGQNPTDLLKDTIHSIPTEIITSHGPSTMVRNITQDRKGNIWLASNEGIIRYDGKSFTNITSKLSSDRFFSVLEDRKGNFWFGTRGSGVYYYDGKSFQHFTTEEGLVSDLIFTSYEDKAGNIWFGADGGVSRYDGKSFRNFTTKEGLPHNGVNAIIEDNTGKFWFGTRGNAFIYDGKTFTVFRDKDGKAFNNVWSIIEDKKGNIWLGAVGGLWRYDGNSFTKFTENTVLYVSEDKKGNIWTSSLNDRRIFVLSCYDEKSLSNKKPTVTEITQSVHLWAIFEANDGSIWFGAFDGVYRYDGNTITDFKNKEAQE; from the coding sequence ATGATGAAATACGCACAGACTTACACGCTGTTCTTAATGTTTGTTTCTCACACTTTGTGTCAAGGTCAAAATCCAACAGATCTACTCAAGGATACTATCCATTCCATACCTACAGAGATCATCACCTCCCATGGGCCAAGCACAATGGTTCGTAACATCACTCAAGATAGAAAAGGTAACATTTGGCTTGCATCAAACGAAGGTATTATTCGGTACGATGGAAAGTCGTTTACCAATATCACAAGTAAACTTAGTTCAGACCGCTTCTTTTCTGTTTTAGAAGATAGAAAAGGAAATTTTTGGTTCGGTACTCGTGGCTCAGGTGTTTATTATTACGATGGGAAATCCTTTCAACATTTTACAACAGAAGAGGGTCTTGTCAGTGATCTGATTTTTACTAGTTATGAAGATAAAGCTGGCAATATTTGGTTCGGTGCTGATGGAGGAGTAAGCCGATACGATGGAAAATCTTTTCGAAATTTTACAACTAAAGAGGGACTTCCGCATAATGGTGTTAATGCTATTATTGAAGACAACACAGGAAAATTTTGGTTTGGCACAAGGGGCAATGCCTTCATTTATGACGGGAAAACCTTTACCGTTTTCAGAGATAAAGATGGTAAAGCCTTTAACAACGTATGGTCGATAATTGAAGATAAAAAAGGCAATATTTGGCTTGGTGCAGTTGGTGGCCTTTGGCGCTATGATGGTAATTCATTTACCAAGTTCACCGAGAATACTGTTCTTTATGTCTCCGAAGATAAAAAAGGCAACATTTGGACTAGTAGTCTTAATGACAGGAGAATATTTGTATTATCCTGTTATGATGAAAAGTCATTATCTAATAAAAAACCAACTGTAACTGAAATAACACAATCAGTACATCTTTGGGCGATTTTTGAAGCTAATGATGGAAGTATTTGGTTTGGCGCATTTGATGGAGTGTATCGTTATGATGGAAATACCATTACCGATTTTAAAAATAAAGAGGCTCAGGAATGA
- a CDS encoding IS6 family transposase codes for MNAFKYRHFQREIILQCVRWYCKYGISYRDLEEMMEERGVKVDHTTIYRWVQRYAPELEKQMRWYKKFSQGASWRVDETYIKVKGIWKYLYRAVDKRGRTIDFYLSHTRNTKAAKRFLQKAIKGLKDWQQPYVINTDQNPSYGAAIKMLKEENRLAEFSEQRKVKYLNNIIEADHGKLKRLIKPTLGFKSMKTAYATIKGFETMRMFKKGQFDLFMYGAKSKLMGEIRLVDRQFDYF; via the coding sequence ATGAACGCCTTCAAATACCGTCATTTCCAAAGAGAAATCATTTTACAATGTGTTCGCTGGTATTGTAAGTACGGAATCAGCTATCGAGACCTGGAGGAAATGATGGAAGAGCGCGGGGTTAAAGTCGATCACACCACCATTTATAGATGGGTTCAGCGATATGCACCTGAATTAGAAAAGCAAATGCGTTGGTATAAGAAATTTTCTCAAGGAGCCTCGTGGAGAGTAGATGAGACCTATATAAAAGTAAAAGGAATATGGAAATATCTGTACAGAGCGGTTGACAAACGGGGAAGAACCATCGACTTTTATCTTTCTCACACTCGGAATACAAAAGCTGCAAAACGCTTTCTACAGAAAGCAATCAAGGGTTTAAAGGACTGGCAACAACCTTATGTGATTAATACGGATCAAAATCCTAGCTATGGAGCAGCCATAAAAATGTTGAAAGAAGAAAACCGCCTGGCAGAATTTAGTGAGCAACGAAAAGTCAAATATTTAAACAATATTATTGAGGCCGACCATGGGAAACTCAAGCGCCTGATTAAACCAACGTTAGGATTCAAATCCATGAAAACAGCCTATGCTACAATCAAGGGATTTGAGACCATGCGTATGTTCAAAAAGGGTCAGTTTGATCTGTTTATGTATGGAGCGAAAAGCAAGCTCATGGGGGAAATCCGCCTAGTCGACAGGCAGTTCGATTACTTCTAA
- a CDS encoding molybdopterin cofactor-binding domain-containing protein, with product MSLIRTSHNRRSFLKTSALAGGGLMISFSYLAACVSPAEETLEMPKEWFDFNSYLKIGDNGVVTIFSPNPEFGQNVITSMPMIVAEELDVDWKNVLVEQAPYSPEKYPRAPFGQFTGGSRGIMSKWKPLRMAGASAKYMLKEAAAKAWQVPSAEITTIDGVLHHKASGKSAGYGEMAAGAAQIPVPEELPLKDPKDFKIIGHSKKNVVGKKIVTGKPLFGVDYQKEGMLIAMIEHPPAFGMTLKSIANAEEVKAMSGIKEVFSFTTYNEDFKRGGFDTNAFPELIAIVGNSTWEVMNAKKALQVNWKPTTDSTITMSAFGRDREVHIPGGLENTVEHYSQMEALMAKPGRVVRKDGKPEEAFKKAAKVIERTYSAPYLAHNCMEPMNFFADVKEDRAHVAGPLQGPGLIEPALADRLGIAEENIEIEMTRMGGGFGRRAYSAHLVEAAVISQLVKAPVKLMYTREDDMTNGIYRPTYQATYRAAFDENQQLLALHIKAGGVPESPLFANRFPAGSIDNYLAEEFSIESNITTGAFRAPRSNFMAGAEQSFLDEIADVMGKDPIAFRLELLKRAKENPVGERNDYDPERYAGVLTLVRDKSAWGKNDANLHRGVSAYFCHNSYAAHVLDLKMEDGKPIVQKVTCAIDCGIVVNPDAATNMAEGGITDGIGNAFFGEMTFIKGVPQKNNFHQYRMIRMNEAPKDIEVHFVQNEIDPTGLGEPPFPPIFGAVANAMYKATGERHYQQPFLQEKRNLIKG from the coding sequence ATGTCTCTTATAAGAACTTCCCATAACCGACGATCCTTTTTAAAAACCTCTGCCTTGGCAGGAGGAGGACTGATGATCAGTTTTAGTTATCTGGCTGCTTGTGTTTCTCCAGCTGAAGAAACTTTGGAAATGCCCAAAGAATGGTTTGACTTCAACAGTTATTTGAAAATCGGGGACAATGGGGTTGTTACCATTTTCTCCCCCAATCCTGAATTTGGGCAAAATGTGATCACCTCCATGCCTATGATCGTGGCGGAAGAATTGGATGTGGATTGGAAAAATGTCCTGGTAGAACAAGCGCCTTATAGTCCGGAAAAATATCCGCGTGCGCCCTTTGGCCAGTTTACAGGAGGTAGTCGAGGCATTATGTCCAAATGGAAACCGCTACGCATGGCAGGGGCAAGTGCCAAATACATGCTAAAAGAAGCGGCGGCAAAGGCCTGGCAGGTTCCATCGGCTGAAATAACTACAATAGATGGTGTTTTGCATCATAAAGCAAGTGGGAAATCAGCAGGATATGGAGAAATGGCTGCAGGAGCTGCCCAAATCCCTGTGCCAGAAGAATTGCCATTGAAGGACCCAAAAGACTTTAAAATCATAGGCCATTCTAAAAAGAATGTAGTCGGTAAGAAAATCGTTACAGGCAAGCCTTTGTTTGGCGTAGATTATCAGAAAGAAGGCATGCTGATAGCCATGATAGAGCATCCACCTGCATTTGGGATGACCCTGAAGTCCATAGCGAATGCGGAGGAGGTCAAGGCCATGTCGGGTATAAAAGAGGTCTTTTCCTTTACTACCTATAATGAGGATTTCAAAAGAGGCGGATTTGATACCAATGCTTTTCCCGAATTGATCGCCATAGTCGGAAATTCGACCTGGGAGGTAATGAATGCGAAAAAAGCCTTACAGGTAAACTGGAAACCCACGACTGATTCTACAATAACCATGAGCGCTTTTGGGAGAGACAGAGAGGTGCATATACCTGGCGGACTGGAAAACACTGTCGAACACTATTCACAAATGGAAGCCTTAATGGCAAAACCTGGCAGGGTAGTACGCAAAGATGGCAAGCCGGAAGAGGCTTTTAAAAAGGCTGCTAAGGTTATCGAACGGACCTATTCTGCCCCTTATCTTGCCCACAATTGCATGGAACCCATGAATTTCTTTGCAGATGTGAAAGAAGATCGTGCCCATGTGGCCGGTCCATTGCAAGGCCCGGGACTTATCGAGCCTGCACTGGCTGACCGACTCGGCATAGCTGAAGAAAATATCGAAATTGAAATGACCCGAATGGGAGGTGGTTTTGGCCGTCGTGCATATTCAGCTCACCTGGTAGAGGCTGCCGTTATTTCTCAACTGGTGAAAGCACCCGTTAAGCTGATGTACACTCGCGAGGATGATATGACAAATGGCATTTATCGTCCGACTTATCAGGCAACTTATAGAGCTGCTTTTGATGAAAATCAGCAATTGCTTGCCTTGCATATAAAAGCAGGAGGTGTTCCTGAAAGTCCCTTATTCGCCAATCGTTTCCCCGCAGGGTCTATTGATAATTATCTTGCAGAAGAATTTTCCATAGAATCAAATATCACCACAGGTGCCTTTAGGGCTCCACGCTCGAATTTTATGGCAGGAGCAGAACAATCGTTTTTGGATGAAATTGCAGATGTAATGGGAAAAGATCCTATAGCATTTCGCCTGGAATTGTTGAAACGTGCGAAAGAAAACCCAGTCGGCGAAAGAAATGACTACGACCCGGAACGCTACGCAGGAGTATTAACATTGGTCAGAGATAAGTCTGCCTGGGGTAAAAATGATGCAAATCTTCATAGAGGAGTTTCTGCCTATTTCTGCCATAATTCCTACGCAGCACATGTGCTGGATTTAAAAATGGAAGACGGAAAACCCATTGTGCAGAAGGTTACCTGTGCCATTGATTGTGGGATCGTGGTGAATCCAGATGCTGCCACCAATATGGCAGAAGGAGGCATTACAGATGGTATAGGAAATGCTTTTTTTGGAGAAATGACCTTTATCAAAGGAGTTCCTCAAAAGAATAATTTCCACCAGTATCGCATGATACGGATGAACGAAGCTCCTAAAGATATAGAGGTACATTTTGTACAGAACGAAATTGATCCAACAGGACTCGGCGAGCCACCGTTTCCACCCATCTTTGGTGCTGTAGCAAATGCGATGTATAAGGCAACTGGTGAGCGACATTATCAGCAACCTTTCCTCCAAGAAAAGAGAAATTTGATCAAGGGCTAG
- a CDS encoding (2Fe-2S)-binding protein, translating to MAIFNLNINGKTQEVDADPATPMLWVLRDHLNLVGTKYGCGIAQCGACTIHLDGAAIRSCQMPISAVSDKAITTIEGLSENGDHPLQKAWLEHDVPQCGYCQAGQIMSAASLLKDNPNPSDAEIDASMSGNICRCGTYLRIKAAIKTAANS from the coding sequence ATGGCAATATTCAACCTAAATATAAACGGCAAAACCCAGGAAGTAGATGCAGATCCTGCAACCCCCATGCTCTGGGTGCTAAGAGATCACCTCAACCTGGTAGGCACCAAATACGGTTGTGGTATAGCTCAATGTGGTGCTTGCACGATTCATCTTGACGGGGCAGCGATACGCTCTTGTCAGATGCCCATTTCGGCAGTAAGCGATAAGGCAATCACCACCATAGAAGGATTATCTGAAAATGGAGATCATCCCCTCCAAAAAGCCTGGCTGGAACATGATGTTCCTCAATGCGGATACTGCCAGGCAGGACAGATCATGAGTGCAGCATCCTTATTGAAAGACAATCCCAATCCCAGCGATGCGGAAATTGATGCTAGCATGAGCGGCAATATCTGCCGGTGTGGAACCTATTTGAGAATCAAAGCCGCAATCAAAACGGCTGCTAATTCTTAA
- a CDS encoding nuclear transport factor 2 family protein, whose protein sequence is MKISIIGLFLVLISAQFSFAQDASLEQEIKDLCKAKWQWMADKDVDKLAELFDDRSKFVHMSGSWKKDRELEIIESGSIWYKKADVHDVAVEIFGNTAVLWNRITLMAHVRGNDVSNEFTVTEIYQKQGDDWKLLDLTFSSVRDTHKIEH, encoded by the coding sequence ATGAAAATATCAATTATCGGACTGTTTTTAGTTTTAATCAGTGCACAATTTTCCTTTGCGCAAGATGCTAGCCTGGAACAGGAAATCAAAGATCTCTGCAAAGCCAAATGGCAATGGATGGCTGACAAAGATGTGGATAAACTCGCCGAACTCTTTGACGACAGATCAAAATTTGTCCACATGAGCGGATCCTGGAAAAAGGACAGGGAACTGGAAATCATTGAATCAGGCAGTATCTGGTACAAAAAAGCCGATGTCCACGATGTAGCGGTAGAAATTTTTGGCAACACCGCTGTCCTCTGGAATCGCATCACCTTAATGGCACACGTGAGAGGAAATGATGTTTCTAACGAATTTACCGTTACCGAAATCTATCAAAAACAAGGGGATGATTGGAAATTACTGGACCTGACCTTTAGCAGTGTGCGAGATACTCATAAGATTGAACATTAG
- a CDS encoding helix-turn-helix domain-containing protein: protein MKEIKDLETINDYCAGLNLTVLHPLVAVLDLSEGSLSIQEKIEAVRYHFYAVFLKQEKNCILKYGRQNYDFQDGTLVFIGPEQVVNITQIGSDFKPSGHALLFHPDLLLGSNLGKNIENYSFFSYGLREALHLSQRERQIVLDCLDKIHYELSQGIDKHSKQLILSNIELFLNYCTRFYDRQFITRDTVNLGVVAKFESSLQAYFKTEKTIELGMPTVSYFAEEQHLSSNYFGDLVKKETGKSALEHIHAKIIDLAKQKVFDSHKSISEIAYELGFKYPQHFTRLFKQRVGQTPNVYRTLN, encoded by the coding sequence ATGAAAGAAATAAAGGATTTGGAAACGATCAATGATTATTGCGCAGGCCTTAATCTAACTGTATTGCATCCACTAGTTGCTGTCTTGGATCTCTCCGAGGGCAGCCTCAGTATCCAAGAAAAAATCGAAGCAGTCCGATATCATTTTTATGCAGTATTTCTAAAGCAGGAGAAGAATTGTATTTTGAAATATGGCCGTCAGAATTACGATTTTCAGGATGGAACCCTGGTATTTATTGGCCCTGAGCAAGTCGTAAATATAACACAGATCGGTTCAGATTTTAAGCCCTCTGGACATGCCCTATTATTTCATCCGGACCTGCTTCTGGGCTCGAATCTGGGAAAAAACATAGAGAATTACTCATTTTTCTCCTATGGATTGCGCGAGGCGCTTCACCTCTCCCAACGCGAGAGGCAAATTGTATTGGACTGCCTTGACAAAATTCATTATGAGTTATCTCAGGGTATAGACAAACACAGCAAGCAGCTTATTTTGTCCAACATCGAACTCTTCCTAAATTATTGCACCCGTTTTTACGACCGTCAATTTATCACTCGTGATACAGTAAACCTGGGGGTCGTTGCGAAGTTCGAATCTTCCTTGCAGGCCTACTTTAAAACAGAAAAAACCATAGAATTGGGAATGCCAACGGTAAGTTACTTTGCTGAAGAACAACATCTGTCTTCGAACTATTTTGGCGATTTGGTTAAAAAGGAAACGGGAAAAAGTGCCCTTGAACACATCCATGCAAAAATTATTGACCTGGCAAAGCAAAAGGTTTTCGATTCTCATAAATCCATTAGCGAAATAGCCTATGAACTCGGATTTAAGTATCCGCAGCATTTTACAAGGCTATTTAAACAACGGGTTGGGCAAACACCCAATGTATACAGAACCTTGAATTGA
- a CDS encoding LytTR family DNA-binding domain-containing protein, with the protein MLSCIIIEDQPLAQKVLKRYIEDMGHLELIGTFADALSALEFLKNHSVELIFLDIHLPKISGIDFLKIVSPRPKIILTTAFSDYAIQSYELDVVDYLLKPFSFERFVQAVSKVIYTADKTPSQQVSAPEEGAEKRENFIFVKTGSEYQKLAISSIQLIKADGDYTRIFTKEKKYLVSHPLRYWLEKLDAKWFSQIHKSYLVNVQHIDKVSGNQVYVGEGILPIGRTFKESFFVKYLEDAS; encoded by the coding sequence ATGCTCTCTTGTATCATTATAGAAGACCAGCCCCTGGCACAAAAAGTCTTAAAGAGGTACATTGAGGATATGGGCCATCTAGAGCTCATTGGCACTTTTGCAGATGCCCTCAGCGCACTAGAGTTCCTGAAAAACCATTCCGTTGAGTTAATATTTCTCGATATTCATTTGCCCAAAATATCCGGTATTGATTTTTTGAAAATTGTCTCGCCAAGGCCTAAAATTATCCTTACTACTGCATTCTCGGATTATGCAATTCAAAGCTATGAACTAGATGTGGTAGATTATCTGCTTAAACCTTTTTCTTTTGAGCGCTTCGTTCAAGCTGTATCGAAGGTAATTTATACAGCTGATAAAACCCCTTCTCAGCAGGTCTCTGCTCCCGAAGAAGGGGCAGAAAAGCGAGAAAATTTCATATTTGTGAAAACAGGTTCTGAATATCAAAAATTAGCTATTAGCTCTATACAGCTTATCAAAGCCGATGGCGATTATACCCGGATTTTTACGAAGGAAAAGAAATATCTCGTTTCACATCCTTTAAGGTATTGGCTGGAGAAATTAGATGCCAAATGGTTTTCTCAGATTCACAAATCCTATCTGGTCAATGTTCAGCATATTGATAAAGTTTCTGGAAATCAGGTGTATGTTGGAGAGGGTATATTGCCTATCGGCAGAACCTTTAAAGAATCATTTTTTGTGAAGTATTTGGAGGATGCGAGCTAA
- a CDS encoding histidine kinase, giving the protein MMQKFLHSISKEALFQVILIGILYVSVVFNKKNPEINLSDSLFFFNYVLAALAIGYILLPRFFYKKEYRYFALGVIAILIVVVIIEEFVLEKIFYPDSRGSFFPGVLPTLFEVLPIILILVGFKFGWDAQRKQSELEKLNTIVAESRLQFLKSQINPHFLFNNLNNLYSLSLENSPKTSGIILELSSLLRYMLYDSQEDFVAVDKEIKCLDDFVRLQTLQIGDRGNIEFSVTGKAGSQVIAPLLLIVFAENCFKHSTSSLSDGIFIQIDLNIMDGKLIMQCNNTFSPNTNTEKLSKGIGLENVKSRLELLYPDAHILKISSDENVFQVYLELRLKEIQ; this is encoded by the coding sequence ATGATGCAGAAGTTTCTTCATAGCATTTCTAAAGAGGCACTCTTTCAGGTCATACTGATTGGGATCCTCTATGTGAGCGTTGTTTTTAATAAAAAAAATCCGGAGATCAACCTTTCTGATTCTCTTTTCTTTTTCAATTATGTTCTTGCTGCATTGGCAATTGGTTACATTCTCCTTCCCCGATTTTTTTATAAAAAGGAATATAGATATTTTGCTCTTGGAGTTATTGCTATTTTAATTGTAGTGGTAATCATAGAGGAATTTGTACTTGAAAAAATATTCTATCCCGACTCCAGAGGTAGTTTCTTTCCAGGGGTTTTGCCGACACTATTTGAAGTCCTGCCCATCATTTTAATCCTGGTAGGATTTAAATTTGGCTGGGATGCCCAGAGAAAGCAAAGTGAATTGGAAAAACTTAATACCATTGTGGCAGAAAGTCGTTTGCAGTTTTTAAAATCACAGATTAATCCTCACTTTTTATTTAATAACCTCAATAATTTATATTCCCTTTCCTTAGAAAATTCTCCTAAAACTTCAGGCATTATTTTGGAATTATCCTCCTTGCTACGCTATATGCTCTATGATAGCCAGGAAGATTTTGTAGCCGTTGATAAGGAAATAAAATGTCTGGACGATTTTGTGCGGCTCCAAACCTTACAGATAGGCGATAGAGGAAACATTGAATTTTCGGTTACAGGGAAGGCAGGATCACAGGTAATTGCTCCCTTATTATTGATCGTTTTTGCAGAAAATTGCTTTAAGCATAGCACTTCGAGCCTGTCAGATGGAATTTTTATTCAGATAGACTTGAACATCATGGATGGAAAGCTAATCATGCAATGCAATAACACTTTTTCACCAAATACTAACACCGAAAAACTATCTAAGGGTATAGGATTGGAAAACGTGAAATCGAGATTGGAATTGCTGTATCCTGACGCACATATTTTGAAAATAAGCAGCGATGAAAATGTTTTCCAAGTGTATCTTGAATTAAGACTTAAAGAAATACAATAA